In Pseudonocardia sp. C8, one genomic interval encodes:
- the yidD gene encoding membrane protein insertion efficiency factor YidD, which translates to MSAPDADVVEEDPVDDPTPPRTLGARAAVAAVRWYQVWISPNLLPSCRFHPSCSAYAVEAFTVHGLVRGAGLTVWRLLRCAPWHPGGWDPVPPRGGRRRRGSAPAGVDPDAAPTDPPRTEGL; encoded by the coding sequence ATGAGCGCGCCCGACGCGGACGTCGTGGAGGAGGACCCGGTGGACGACCCGACGCCACCCCGGACGCTCGGTGCCCGGGCCGCGGTCGCGGCCGTCCGCTGGTACCAGGTCTGGATCTCTCCCAACCTGCTGCCCAGCTGCCGCTTCCATCCGAGCTGCAGCGCGTACGCCGTCGAGGCGTTCACCGTCCACGGGCTGGTCCGCGGCGCGGGTCTGACCGTGTGGCGACTCCTGCGCTGCGCACCGTGGCACCCTGGCGGGTGGGACCCGGTGCCACCACGGGGCGGCCGGAGACGCCGCGGGTCCGCGCCCGCCGGCGTGGACCCGGACGCGGCACCCACCGACCCGCCCCGAACCGAAGGCCTCTAG
- the rnpA gene encoding ribonuclease P protein component: MLPARARLTRRPEFASTIRRGRRAGRPRLVVHLDLTRPGGVPEHASPRAGFVVSKAVGNAVVRHRVTRRLRHLVADRLDTLPAGAELVVRALPAAADATSVELGADLDSALRAARRPRRPKPATDGAR, from the coding sequence GTGCTGCCGGCACGCGCCCGGCTCACCCGCCGGCCCGAGTTCGCCTCGACGATCCGGCGTGGCCGGCGCGCCGGCCGGCCGAGGCTGGTGGTGCATCTCGACCTGACCCGCCCCGGCGGCGTGCCCGAGCACGCCTCGCCGCGGGCGGGTTTCGTCGTGAGCAAGGCCGTGGGCAACGCGGTCGTCCGGCACCGGGTGACCCGCCGCCTGCGGCACCTGGTGGCCGACCGGCTGGACACGCTCCCGGCCGGGGCGGAGCTCGTCGTCCGGGCGCTGCCGGCGGCGGCGGACGCCACCTCGGTCGAGCTCGGCGCGGATCTCGACTCGGCACTGCGGGCGGCCCGCCGGCCGCGCCGGCCGAAGCCGGCCACGGACGGCGCGCGATGA
- the yidC gene encoding membrane protein insertase YidC, with protein sequence MLDFIYYPVSFIMWVWHKVFGFVLGEASGFAWALSVVFLVFTLRLILYKPFVSQVRSMRKMQEMAPEMQKLRKKYANDRQKLATEMQKLQQQNGANPLMGCLPILVQIPVFIGLFHVLREFKPGKTENYFFNAQENASFVDSSLFGSKLGSAIWPLQNTASVEALGGNYVSQWLVMIPLMIMAGIFTHITARHSVARQQAQVAAGTVASNPQTEIMQKLMLYVFPIGVVVGAPFLPLAVLVYWVSNNLWTLWQQHHVYKKIDAEDAEKQEKAAESARALAPRPGQKPVRKNDTPPAKSDAGKTDEPQDGDGTATGSDGASAGTPGASGPSSANGATPAAGPARNGSKNGAKKPGAKPVQRRSGTKSKRGKRR encoded by the coding sequence GTGCTGGACTTCATCTACTACCCCGTCAGCTTCATCATGTGGGTCTGGCACAAGGTGTTCGGCTTCGTGCTGGGCGAGGCGAGCGGCTTCGCCTGGGCCCTGTCGGTCGTCTTCCTGGTCTTCACCCTCCGGCTGATCCTCTACAAGCCGTTCGTCAGCCAGGTCCGCTCCATGCGCAAGATGCAGGAGATGGCGCCGGAGATGCAGAAGCTCCGGAAGAAGTACGCCAACGACCGGCAGAAGCTCGCCACGGAGATGCAGAAGCTCCAGCAGCAGAACGGCGCCAACCCGCTGATGGGCTGCCTGCCGATCCTGGTGCAGATCCCGGTCTTCATCGGCCTGTTCCACGTGCTGCGGGAGTTCAAGCCGGGCAAGACCGAGAACTACTTCTTCAACGCGCAGGAGAACGCGTCGTTCGTCGACTCGAGCCTGTTCGGCTCGAAGCTCGGCTCCGCGATCTGGCCGCTGCAGAACACCGCGTCGGTCGAGGCACTCGGCGGCAACTACGTCTCGCAGTGGCTCGTCATGATCCCGCTGATGATCATGGCCGGCATCTTCACGCACATCACCGCCCGCCACTCGGTGGCCCGCCAGCAGGCGCAGGTCGCGGCCGGCACCGTCGCGTCCAACCCGCAGACCGAGATCATGCAGAAGCTGATGCTCTACGTGTTCCCGATCGGCGTCGTCGTCGGTGCCCCGTTCCTGCCGCTGGCCGTCCTCGTCTACTGGGTCTCCAACAACCTGTGGACGCTGTGGCAGCAGCACCACGTCTACAAGAAGATCGACGCCGAGGACGCGGAGAAGCAGGAGAAGGCCGCCGAGTCGGCCCGCGCGCTCGCGCCGCGGCCCGGCCAGAAGCCGGTCCGCAAGAACGACACCCCGCCGGCGAAGAGCGACGCAGGGAAGACCGACGAGCCGCAGGACGGCGACGGGACCGCGACCGGCTCCGACGGCGCCTCCGCGGGCACGCCAGGTGCGAGCGGCCCGAGCAGCGCGAACGGCGCGACCCCCGCGGCGGGTCCGGCCCGGAACGGATCCAAGAACGGTGCCAAGAAGCCGGGGGCGAAGCCGGTGCAGCGCCGTTCGGGAACCAAGTCCAAGCGCGGCAAGCGCCGCTGA
- the rpmH gene encoding 50S ribosomal protein L34 encodes MSKRTFQPNNRRRAKTHGFRLRMRTRAGRAILAARRRKGRTNLSA; translated from the coding sequence GTGAGCAAGCGTACTTTCCAGCCGAACAACCGCCGCCGGGCCAAGACGCACGGCTTCCGGCTGCGCATGCGCACCCGTGCCGGCCGCGCGATTCTCGCCGCGCGCCGCCGCAAGGGGCGCACCAACCTCTCGGCCTGA